The segment GCGTGGCGAGCTGTGCGCGCGTCAAACGGATGCGGGCCTGCGCCTGCTGGCGCTGCAGGCGTACGTCGATGAGCTTGTTCTCGAGGTCAGCGAGCGTGTTCAGCGCCAGCGTCGTCTCTTCCGCCAGAGAGACGCTTCCGTTGCGCTTCTTGAACGCTGCCAGCGCGTCCTCGCGGACGTGAAGCTGCTCGCGTGTGCGCGCCATCTGCGTCTCGATAAACGCGCGGACCTCGGTGGTCCGCGCGCGCCGCGTCGCCGCATCCTGCTCGACGAGGCTGTCGGCGACGGCGTTCGCGGCCAGCGCGGCCACTTCGGGATCGGTGTGGTCCACGCTGACGCGGACCAGGTCCGCACCGCGCACGGGCTGGACGCGGATCTGTGTCATCGCCTGCGCGGCCGCCGAGCCCAACTCCGGCGCGAGCCTGGCGATCGCGCTCTGACGGACCTCGGCGCTGCGGCCCAACTCGGCGGCGATCATCACACCGCCGCTGGCGGCGGTGACGTCGCTGTTGGCGAACAGGCCCGATCGGCTCGAATCCAGCAGGACGACCGGCGGTGTCTTGTCCACGGAGATGAGGGCCGATGAACGGTAGACGGGTGGAGCCAAGAGCGTGCTGACCAGGGCGAAGACGAGCGCGAGCAGGGTGACGCCGAGGATCACCGTGCGCCTGCGCGACAGAATGGCCAGGTAGTCCGTGAGCGTCTTTGACTCCGACTCCTCGGCGCCGGCGTACGGACGCTCCAGGTCGATGTTCATCGGAACACCCCCAGGATGCCGGACAGGATGCTCAGGAAGATCTGCAGCCCCGCCAGTCCGTGCTGCGGGACGACCACCACGTCGCCGGGGCGCACCACGAGGTGTTGCGCGGGGTTGTTCCCCCGCATCAGGGACGCCAGATCGACGCTGATCAGCGCCCCGCCGTTGGCCATCGGCTCCACCTTGACACCGGCCACCATCCGGTCGGGACCGGCCACGCGGCGGACGATGTGGGCGGTTTGGGCGTTGCCGATGGGACGCTGCACCGGACCGCCGGCCATCGCCAGGGCCTGCAGCAGCGTGACCTCGCCCTTGACCTGGAACACGCCGGGGTTGTTGACGTCCCCCAAGACGTAGATCTTGTCGTTGGTCTCCTCGGGGATGAACAGCGTGTCGCCGGCCTGCAGGACGACGTTGTGGCTCATGTCCTGACGCAGCAGCAGGCTGTCCAGGGCCAGCGGCTGGGTCTCGCGTGCGCCGCGCACCAGCCGCGCCCCGGTGACGGACGCCCTCTCGGTCAGCCCGCCGGCCAGCAAGAGGGCGTCGAGGACCCGCGTCTCCCCCTTCAGCCGGTAGCGGCCGGGTTTGGCGACCTGACCGATCACGTTCACGATGTTGACCAGGTCCTCGGGAACCACCAGCGTCTCGCCGCCCTGCAGCTTTACGTTCAGTTCCTCGTCGCCGTCGAGCAGGCGATCGAGGTCGATCCTCATCGGCGGACGACCCGGTCGGAGGAGCTGCGCTTCCTTGGCAGCGGCTGCCTCGGTGAGCCCGCCGGCGGCGGCGAGCAGATCCAGAAGGCGCGCGCCGGGCATTAGGTCGAACGACCCCGGTCGGGCGACCTGACCGAGAGCCGAGGCGCGAATGCGATGCAGATCCTTCACGATCACGCTGACCTTGGGGTTCACGATGTAGGAGGCGTACCTGCGGCTCAGCACACGCGTGAGCTGCTCCACGGTCAGCCCGGCGGCGGTCACCGAGCCGATCAAGGGCAACATGATCCCGCCGTCCGGCCGGATCGTCACCGTACGCGTCAGGTCGGCGTAGAACCACACCGACACCTCGATGACGTCTCCGGGCTGCAGGACGTACGTCGCCGACACCTGTGCCGGGGACGGGATCCCCAGCGCCAGGACGAGCACCACCGCCAGCAACACGGCGCTGCCGGCACGCGCTCGGTGGGGACCGCACTGTGGTCGCTTCATCTTCGGTCTCCTTTCCTCGCGGGCAGGGCTCCGCCGCAGACGTGCACCGGGGAGAACCCCAGCGGACGCCAGACGGTCGGGGGATGTGACCTTCGGCGAACCCTATGCGGGTTCGAGGTCGAGCGCATCGACCTCCACGCAACTCGGGTGCCCCAGCAAATGCAGCAACACCCGCACCCGCCCGGCACGGGACACCGGGCGGTCGAAGATGGCCTCCAGACCCTCCAGCGGTCCGCGGCGGATCCGGACGCGCGAACCCGCGGCGAACCGAAGCGACGGGCGCACGAAACCGAGCCCGGCGACCTTCTGCCGGATCGCCTCGATCGCCGAGGACGGCACGGGTACGGGCACCCCGTCGACACCGACCACGCGACGGACCCCGGGACTCCAGCGGACCGCGTTCCACGAGACGGGATCGTGTTGGGGCGGTGCGACGTGCACGAACAGGTAGCCGGGAAACAGCGGCTCCAGGGAGGACCTGCGCCGTTCCCGGTACTGACGAACGACTTCGATCTGGGGCAGGAACGTACGCACGCCGCGCGCGGTCAGGCTCCGGGCGACATTGTGC is part of the Armatimonadota bacterium genome and harbors:
- a CDS encoding SLBB domain-containing protein, giving the protein MKRPQCGPHRARAGSAVLLAVVLVLALGIPSPAQVSATYVLQPGDVIEVSVWFYADLTRTVTIRPDGGIMLPLIGSVTAAGLTVEQLTRVLSRRYASYIVNPKVSVIVKDLHRIRASALGQVARPGSFDLMPGARLLDLLAAAGGLTEAAAAKEAQLLRPGRPPMRIDLDRLLDGDEELNVKLQGGETLVVPEDLVNIVNVIGQVAKPGRYRLKGETRVLDALLLAGGLTERASVTGARLVRGARETQPLALDSLLLRQDMSHNVVLQAGDTLFIPEETNDKIYVLGDVNNPGVFQVKGEVTLLQALAMAGGPVQRPIGNAQTAHIVRRVAGPDRMVAGVKVEPMANGGALISVDLASLMRGNNPAQHLVVRPGDVVVVPQHGLAGLQIFLSILSGILGVFR
- a CDS encoding transcription termination/antitermination NusG family protein encodes the protein MTEISCFEAQASWYAVHAKRSQEHNVARSLTARGVRTFLPQIEVVRQYRERRRSSLEPLFPGYLFVHVAPPQHDPVSWNAVRWSPGVRRVVGVDGVPVPVPSSAIEAIRQKVAGLGFVRPSLRFAAGSRVRIRRGPLEGLEAIFDRPVSRAGRVRVLLHLLGHPSCVEVDALDLEPA